The Streptomyces sp. Alt3 genome has a segment encoding these proteins:
- a CDS encoding malonic semialdehyde reductase encodes MSLVLDPAAQDLLFREARTANTFTDEPVTDEQVQAIYDLVKYGPTAFNQSPLRVVLVRSAEGRERLVKHMAEGNRPKTSTAPLVALLVADHEFHEELPALLPHFPQAKDAFFSERPVREQSAALNAALQAAYFIIGVRAAGLAAGPMTGFDAAGIEKEFLDGDHKLLMAVNIGKPGEDAWFPRLPRLSYDEVVTTV; translated from the coding sequence ATGTCCCTCGTTCTTGACCCCGCCGCCCAGGACCTCCTCTTCCGTGAGGCACGCACTGCCAACACGTTCACCGACGAGCCGGTGACCGACGAGCAGGTCCAGGCGATCTACGACCTGGTCAAGTACGGCCCCACCGCCTTCAACCAGTCGCCGCTGCGCGTCGTGCTCGTCCGCTCGGCCGAAGGCCGCGAGCGCCTGGTCAAGCACATGGCCGAGGGCAACCGTCCGAAGACCTCCACCGCCCCGCTGGTCGCGCTCCTCGTCGCGGACCACGAGTTCCACGAGGAACTCCCGGCCCTCCTGCCGCACTTCCCGCAGGCCAAGGACGCGTTCTTCTCCGAGCGCCCGGTCCGCGAGCAGTCCGCCGCACTGAACGCCGCACTGCAGGCCGCCTACTTCATCATCGGCGTCCGCGCCGCCGGTCTGGCCGCCGGCCCGATGACCGGCTTCGACGCCGCGGGCATCGAGAAGGAGTTCCTGGACGGCGACCACAAGCTGCTCATGGCCGTCAACATCGGCAAGCCGGGCGAGGACGCCTGGTTCCCGCGCCTGCCGCGCCTGTCCTACGACGAGGTCGTCACCACCGTCTGA